The window ATCAATGTCCTGGGCAGCACTGACAACCTTTTCATCCAGCATGCGGTGAATCTCATCCGCCAGACCATCTTCAATGCGCAGACGAATCTGATCCGCAGTCATGGGGCTCGTGCCACCCTTCACGATTGCTTCAGCTCCACGGTCATAACCGGTGATTTTGCCCGTGCGGCCTCGAACAATGATGGAACCATGTTCTGCCAGCTTGTGGAGGTTGTCGCTGCGGAAAAAGCGATCAGGGAATGCTGCATGGTGAGTATCAAGAACGTGCGCACCGACCTTGAGACCAACCAGGTCAAGTAGTTCAAACGGCGCCATCGGCATACCGAAGGAAGCAACTGACTCATCAACGGTCTTGAACGATGTTCCGGTGTCAACAGCATGCATCGCTTCACCGAGCAAGCGAGCGAGGAGGCGGTTGACGACGAATCCGGGGGAGTCCGTCGTGATAACTGCGGTCTTGCCCAGTTTCTTGGCGGTGTCCATTGCTGTTGCCAGTGCAATCTCGTTGGTGTGAGGAGCATTCACCACTTCAACAAGTGGCATTACTGCCACAGGGTTGAAGAAGTGGAAGCCGACCAAACGCTCGGGGTGCTTGAGCTTGGCGCCAATTTCATTGACGGACAGGCTTGAGGTGTTGGTGGCCAAAATTGCGTCTTCTGAAATGAACTGTTCAATGTTGGCAAAAACATCTTGCTTGACGCTGAGTTCTTCAAAGACTGCTTCGATAACCCAGTCAGCATCCGAGAAGGCAGCAGGGTTAGTGGTTCCGCTCACCAATGCCTGGAGGCGCTGGTTTTCATCAGAGGAGATGCGACCCTTGTCATGCATCGCTTGAATTTCAGCATGGATGTAGGCCAAAGCCTCGTCTAACTTGTCCTGGTTAATGTCGGTAAGAACCACAGGCACTTTGAGCTTGCGGACAAAAAGAAGCGCAAACTGCCTTGCCATGAGGCCAGCACCGATAACGCCGACTTTGCCCACGGGACGAGCAAGCTTGGGATCTGGTGCACCGGCTGGCTTCTTTGCTCGCTTTTGCACGAGATCAAAGGCATACATCGACGCTTGGAACTGGTCGCCCACAATCAGAGAAGCAATTGCTTCGTCTTCTCGGGCGAAAGCAGCTTCTTTATCTACCTTCCGAGCTTGTTCGAGCAATTCGAGGGCAACGTAAGGGGACTTGGCAACAGTTCCGAGCTTGTCTTCCACACTCTTCTTGGCAATGTTCACAGCCAAGTTCCACTTGGCGAGGCGTTCGACCTTGCCTGGTTGGTTTGGGCGATGAGGCTGGTGTTCGTTGAGTACAGAATCTGCCCACAGGATGGATTCTTCGAGGAATCGGGCAGAACCGAACATGGCATCAGCGATGCCGAGCTCGAAAGCAGCTGAGGCGTTGAGCATGCGGTTGTTCTTGAGGGGGTTCTCAATAACGACCTTGAGAGCATTCTCAATGCCGATCAGGTTGGGGAGAAGGTAAGCGCCGCCCCAGCCAGGAATGAGGCCTAAGAACACCTCGGGAAGAGCAATCGCACTGACGTTCGCATCAACAGTGCGGTAATCAGCGTTGAGGGCAACTTCTAGGCCACCACCTAAGGCCAAACCATTGATGAAGACAAAAGAGGGAACTCCGAGTTGTCCGAGGCGTCCCAAGGCACGGTGGCCGAGCTGAGCAAGCTTGACCGCCATTGCTTTACTGGGGACTTCACCAACACGGCTGAGGTCTGCACCTGCAGCAAGGATGAATTCTTTACCGGTAACAGCAACACCGTGGATTTCTCCCTGTGCGGCACGATCGCTGAGCGCAACGAGTGTCTTGTCGAGCTCGAGCAGTCCCTGAGGTCCCAAGGTGTTTGGACGCTTGTAGTCGAGTCCGTTATCCAAGGTGACCAAAGCCAAGACCTTGCCACTGGGCAGCGGAATGTCTCGAACAAAGCTGTGCGTGACGACTTCTTCCTCGCTGAGAGCTAGGAGGTCTGTGAAATCAATGGCGTCGTAATTAGTCATTACTTAGCTCCCTTGTAGTGAGGGTTTTCCCAAATGACGGTGCCACCTTGACCCAAACCGATACACATCGTGGTCATGCCGTAGCGAACTTCTGGGTGACGTTCGAACTGGTGTGCCAGTTGAATCATGAGTCGAACACCACTGCTGGCGAGAGGGTGGCCCAGGGCAATAGCGCCACCGTACTCGTTTACACGGGGGTCATCATCGGCAATGCCGAAGTAATCCAGGAATGCGAGAACCTGCACCGCGAACGCTTCGTTTACTTCAAAGAGTCCAATGTCCTTGATGTCGAGCCCTGCTTTGCGCAGTGCCTTCTCAGTGGCAGGAACGGGGCCAATTCCCATGACCTCTGGTTCAACACCAGCAAAGGCGAAGGAAACCATGGTCATTTTGACGCCCAGGCCAAATTGCTCAGCTGCTTCCTCGCTAGCAAGCATGCAGATAGTTGCGCCATCGTTGAGACCACTGGCATTACCCGCTGTGACACGACCGTGTGGACGGAACGGAGTTTTGAGGGAAGCCAAGCCTTCCAGGGTTGTTTCTGGTCGAGGAGCTTCGTCTACTGTCGCGAGAGTCCAACCTTCGGCCGTTTTAGCCGAGACGGGAATGAGATCGGGCTGGATATATCCGGCTTCGTATGCCGCAGAAACCTTCTGCTGTGAGCGCAGTGCATAGGCATCTGCACGTTCTTTAGTCAGGTGAGGGAAACGGTCATGCAGACGCTCGGCCGTGGCACCCATATTGAGGGCATCCGCGCTTACTAGCTTCTCTGCGAGGAATCGTGGGTTGGGGTCAGCGTTGAAGCCCATAGGGTGACGACCCATGTGTTCAACACCACCGGCAAGAACAATGTTGTAGGAGCCCATCGCAATACCGCCAGCGGTCGTAGTGACAGCGGTCATTGCGCCAGCACACATGCGGTCAATAGCGAATCCGGGAACGTGGCGGGGGAGACCAGCCAAGATTCCCGCCGTGCGACCTAATGTCAGACCCTGGTCGCCCTGTTGAGTAGTGGCCGCGATGGCAACATCGTCGATCTCTTCAACGGGAACAGCAGGATTGCGCTCGAGAAGGCCCATCATTGCCTTCACGATGAGGTCATCGGCACGTGTCTGCCAGAACATCCCCTTCTCACCGGCACGGCCAAAGGGTGTTCTCACACCATCGACAAATACAACACGATTTCCCGCTGTCATGATTTCCTCTCGAAGCGTCGTTGCTATCTTGATGCTAGTTCGTGGGATTCAGCTGTGAAAGACGGCTGATGTTCTCTACGAAACCTCTGCAGGTTCTTCAGGTACTTTTTGGTCTGCTTCAACAAAAGCATTCGAAATCAGTGCACACGTCTCCGTTATTTGCCATACACGTGCACCGTGCTTTTTCAATGCTGCCGAGATGCTCACCACGGTGATCGGGCTGGGCGGGGCCCAGGAAAGCTCTCGAAGAATGCTGGGAGTGAGCAAGTTCTCAACTGGCATAGATAGTTCTTCCGCGCGTGCTGAGAGTGCTTCTCGAGCAGTTTGAAGACGCTCGAGTGCCTCGGGCTTGCGATCAACCCATGCACGAGGTGGTGGCAGGGTGTCACTGGGAACTCGCATAACGGGAAGCGAGTCATCTTTCAGGCCGATAAGGACCGCATCCCACCAGGTGTCGAGAAGGCTCTTACTCGCGCGACCGTTGAATTCTTTGAGCCCGATGAGTTCTGACTTGTTCGTCAGAGTCGATCGACTGGCCGCAACAATGGCGCTGTCGGGAATGAGTCGACCTGGTGAAACATCACGACGCTGAGCTACCTCATCCCGGGCGTTCCAGAGTGCACGTGCGACGGCGAGCTGCCTAGGAGTGCGCAGTGTGTGAAGTCCTGAGATTCGGCGCCAGGGTTCTGCGCTCACAATCTTCTCAGGCTTATCGAGGGTTGCTTGAAATTCTTCCTGCGCCCAGGAAAGTTTGTTGGATTCGATAAGAAGCTTTTCAATCTCGTCTCGAACATCAACGAGGAGCTCAACATCAAGAGCTGCATATTTCAGCCACGGCTCTGGAAGCGGACGAGTAGACCAGTCTGCTGCACTGTGTTCTTTAGCTAAATGAATCCCTAGCAGTGACTCAACTACAGGACCCAGTCCTACGCGCTCCATGCCCAGCAGTCGGGCTGAAAGTTCCGTATCGAAGATCCGTGCAGGGGTGATGCCCACTTCGCGCAAGCAAGCTAGGTCTTGGCTGGCGGCGTGGAGAACCCATTCTTCATCAGCGTTCTGGAGAAACAACTGCGACATGTCACCAATTGCAGGGGGATCAAAGAGGAAGGTTCCTGCTTCGCGGCGGTGAACTTGGATCAGATAGGCGCGTTGAGAGTAGGTAAATCCTGAAGCGCGCTCAGCATCAATGGCCAGCGGGCCCGTTCCTGATGTAATTACTTCACACGCTTCGAGAAATTCTGCAGCGTTATCAATGACGCGAACGCTAACCACGCTCCCTGCGGCGGGCGGTCAGGCTTACGGCATCTGCAGTGGGAGGAAGTCCTGCAAGCATGCACAGGAGCTCGCCCCACGCTTCTGCTTGCTCACCCATCTGTGGAGATGCAGGTGACCAGGATGCACGAAGTTCTATTTGTGCACCTTCGCCAGCATCGGCGAGTTCACCAAAGCCGGTGGAAAGGATACGAGTAGCTGTACCCGAAGCGTTGAAATAGTCCGCTTCTCGAATTGTTAACGCATCAGTGAGCCACGACCATGCCACGTTGGCAAGGAAAGGATCTAGACCAATTTCGGCCTCCAGGGGTGCCTGAGCAAAAGCAACCACGCGGAAAGGCCCACCCCATGACTCTGGCTCTGCAGGGTCATAAAGAAGAATGAAACGGCCTGTGCCGTGCTGCGATTCGTGCTCGTGTTCAGCGATGAGGACGTCAGCAGCTAAGGCGTAGCTATAGGGGGCAACGCCTGAGGGAGAGTCAATTTGACGAACGGTGAGTTCTTCGCGGAAGGCAACAGAACTGATGCTTTCAACAGCAAGTTTGAATGCCTCAGGCAGGTTCTCGGTGACGCTCACATCTTGACCCTAAAGTCGCGGCATTACTGGTGCTCTACGGCTCGCCGCCAATATTGGAAAGTCATGCTGTGAGAGGCGTCGCTCAGTGTTGAAACAAGCGCTAAGTCAGAACTTTCACCGAGGAAATCTGGGAGGGGTGCATTCTCAACAGTGCCAATACGTGTGAGTGCAAAATCATCGAATCCGATGGTTTCACTCAGCAATTGGGCAGTTGCCTTGCCGCCTTCACACAAGATGTTTATGTCGGAATCTCGAAGAGAGTGCAAGAGTGCTGAAACGCTGGGGTAACTCGAGACTCGGGATGAATCTGGACACGAATCCCAGGGAATGTTTCCTGATTGGGAGAGAACTGCCATACGCCCCTGAGGCGGCAGGAACCAACCCTCTGCTCGAATAGACGCAGCACCCACGATGAGAACATCTGTTGCATTTCGAATGATTCTGAGAAGACGGCGGTCTTCGCCGGAGGTGAGTGAATTCGATGTGCCGTCGTCTCCCGTGCTGGAGTCATCAGAATCCAGAAGCATATTGAGGCGGAAGCTGCGCTCCTGTGGCCAGCTATAGAGATCACTGAGTTGTTCATCACTCAGAAGTGAAATCTCCATGATTAGCCCTGTGTTTTCTCGCGGATCTGACGCTTCATGCGCCAGAGCATTCCTGTCATTCCTCGCACACGCAGAGGAGAGATAAGGGTATTCAGGCCGAGCGTGCTGGGGAAGTCATCAGGAACACCCAGTGCTTCCTCGACAGAGAGTCCGGTCAGGCCCTGAGCGAGAATGCTTGCGAAGCCGCGAGTAGTGGGTGCTTGTTCCGGAGCGGTGGCAAAGACAGAAACTGTGTTGTTCTCTACCTCAACGAAGATGTAGACCGGCGACTGGCACTCTTCAACCTTTTCGAGCAGTTCAGGATGGTCTGCATATCTCGTAGGAAGTTCAGGGAGTTCTTCAGCAAATTCGATGAGGAGCTGAATCTTGTCTTTATCGCCCAGGTCAAGAAAATCGTCGCGGGTTTCAGCGAGTGCAGCAGGAAGCTCAGTCATGATGACTCCATCTTCTCAGGTATTCGCTAGGCAAAAAGAATGGGAGCCAACCGAAGTTGACTCCCATCTCCACTAATCGACCAGTGCGCCTGGTTCGGTGCCCTTGACAATCGGCACACGAACGGCAGACCCCCATTCGGTCCAGGAGCCGTCGTAGTTGCGAACTCCGGTGAATCCGAGGAGGTAGTTCAGGACAAACCAGGTGTGGCTTGAACGCTCACCAATGCGGCAGTAGGCAATGATGTCATCGCCAGGCTTGAGACCAGCACCATCAAGATAAAGGGCTTCGAGATCAGCACGGTTCTTGAAGGTGCTGTCTTCGTTAGCGGCACGAGCCCAGGGAACGCTTGCCGCGCCGGGGATGTGACCACCGCGCAAGGCGCCCTCTTCAGGATAAGCAGGCATGTGAGTGCGCTCACCTGAATATTCTTCAGGGCTGCGCACATCAATCATGGGCTTACCAATGTGGGCAAGAGTGTCGCTGAGGTATGCACGGATTGGAGCGTCGTTGCGCTCCACAACGGGGTAGCTGGAGCGAACAATCTCTGGTTGTTCCTTGGTGAGCTCGCGGCCTTCTGCGATCCACTTGTCGCGGCCACCATCAAGCAGGCGGACATCTTCGTGGCCAAAGAGTTTGAAAACCCAGAGAGCATATGCAGCCCACCAGTTGCTCTTGTCGCCATAAATCACAACGGTGGTGTCGCGGGAGATTCCCTTTGAACTCAAGAGCTCTGCAAATGCCTCACCCTGAACATAGTCACGAAGGACGGGGTCGTTGAGGTCGGTGTGCCAGTCGATTTTGACGGCGCCAGGGATGTGACCAATTTCATAGAGAAGAACATCTTCATCTGATTCCACAACAACAAGGTTGGGGGTGTTGAGGTTCGCAGCGAGCCATTCAGTGCTCACAATCGCTTCTGGGTGTGCGTATTCGGCAAACTTCGGGCTGTTATCGATAGGTACGCTCATAGCTCCATTTTTCTTATCTCACGATGCACGGTTCAAGCCCGGCAGGAATATATGCCAATAGGCTTGTGGTGCACCTTCGAGACTACGTACAGATTCTGTAAGTGCCAACCCCACAGCCACGATTCACACCTTATGTTGAGGAATATTTCACGCGATGACTTCCACCATTTCCCTGGTCGAACGCCATCCGACCCTTGATGCAGGGTCAATTGTCAGCAGCCTGGTTCCACCGCCGCAGTTCGTAGAAGCGCGATTCGACAACTACATTCCGAACCCTGATTTCCCTTCACAAGAAGAGGCACGTCACATCTTGGAAGAGTTTGCGTCGAAAAACACCTCCGTCATCAAGCAAGGCAAACTTTTTGGTCGCACCAAGAAAGTCGAAGAGTTTCCTCCGGGGGTCTACCTCGATGGTGGTTTCGGCGTTGGTAAAACTCACCTTCTGGCTGCCTCCTGGAATATTGCCTCGGGCAAGAAGTATTTCGGCACTTTCTTGCAGTACACCTCACTTGTAGGTGCACTGGGTTACGTCAAAGCAGTTGAAGCGCTCAAGGGTGCAAGCCTGATTTGTATCGATGAGTTCGAACTCGATGATCCAGGCGACACCATGATGATGACCCGAATGTTAGGGGAGTTGGTTGCTGGCGGTACCCGAATTGCGGCCACAAGCAACACACCACCTGCCGCATTGGGTGAAGGACGTTTTGCTGCTGCTGACTTCTTGCGCGAAATTCAGGCTCTTGCCTCCAACTTCCGCACTCTCCGTATTGACGGAACCGACTACCGTCAGCGCACTGCTGAAGGAGTATCCCGCGTACTCAGTTCTTCCGAACTTACTTCTGCTGTTGAAAGCAAGAGCAACGAGGGTCTCACCGTTTCATCCGACTCGTTTGATTCACTTCTGGCACATTTAGCAACGGTTCACCCCTCTGTATACGTCCGCCTGCTCGAGGGGCTTGATGTGATTGCGCTCTCTGATGTCCACGTGATTGTGAATCAGACTGATGCGCTTCGACTCGTTGCATTTATTGACCGTGTCTATGACGCCCAGATACCCATCATTGCTAGTGGAAGTCCACTCTCTGAGGTCTTTGGTGGAGACATGATTCACGGTGGATACCGCAAGAAGTATTTACGTTGTGTTTCTCGTCTGATTGCTCTGACCAATTCCTAAGCAGAAATACGCCGGAAACAAAACCGGATAATTTGTAACCTCAGCGTCACGCAGACGAACTCATGCGGAAACGCCGACCCCTCACACTCATGAATAGAGACGGTGCAACATCCGTCACCATTCGTGAAAGAGGTTGAAATGGATCAAGGCAACACCGCCTTTGTACTCATCAGCGCAGCTCTCGTGCTCCTGATGACTCCCGCCCTGGCATTCTTCTATGGCGGTCTCGTCAAAGCCAAGAGCGTCGTCAGCATGATGATGCTGAGCTTTGGCTCACTTGCTCTCATTGGCGTTCTGTGGGTTATCTACGGATACGCCATTGCGTTCGCCAACGAAGGTTCTCCAACTTTCTATGGCATCGACGGCATTATCGGTATCGATACCGCCTACATCGGTCTTGAAGGTCTTCTGGAAACCCCAGAGGGTGCTGCCTTCCCACCACTGGCATTCGCTGCATTCCAGGCAACCTTTGCCATCATCACTGTCGCGCTGATCAGCGGTTCGATCGCTGACCGTGCAAAGTTCGGCGCATGGTTGGTCTTCGCAGGTATCTGGGCAACCGTTGTGTACTTCCCCGTTGCATCGTGGGTCTTCAACTTCACCATCGTGGATGGCAAGATTGTTGACGGCGGATGGATTGCCTACAACCTGGGCGCCATCGACTTCGCTGGTGGTACAGCTGTTCACATCAACGCAGGTGCTGCTGCACTCGCACTCGCACTCGTGCTCGGTAAGCGCATTGGTTTCGCTAAGGGTGTAGCAAAGCCTCACAACGTTCCATTGGTTCTGCTCGGAGCAGGTCTGCTGTGGTTCGGCTGGTTCGGCTTCAACGCAGGTTCAGAACTTGCTGCTGACGGCATTGCATCGCTGGCCTTCATCAACACCATCGCTGCTCCTGCTGCTGCGGTACTTGGATGGCTCCTGATCGAGCGCATCAAGGAAGGCAAGGCAACTTCGGTTGGCGCGGCTTCGGGTGCTGTTGCTGGTCTTGTAGCAATTACTCCCGCCTGTGCAAACCTGACTCCCATGTGGGCAATTGTTCTAGGTTTGGTAGCCGGTGCAGTCTGTGCCCTGGCTATTGAGCTCAAGTTCACCTTCGGTTTCGATGACTCTCTCGACGTAGTGGGTATCCACCTCGTTGGTGGTCTGATTGGAACTCTGTTCCTTGGATTCTTCGCAACCGATGTGGGCCTTCTCTTCTCTGGTTCGTTCGACCAGTTGGGCAAGCAGGCCATCGCAGCCTTCACCGTCCTGATCTTCTCCTTCGTTCTGAGCTACATCATCGGAACGATCATCGAGAAGACCATGGGCTTCCGTATCAAGAACGAAGATGAGCTCGCTGGCATCGACACCATCGTTCACGGCGAAGAGGGTTACGCACTCCAGGACGCTTAATCCGCGTTCATAACTGAATACGCACGCGCTGGGCCCTGCAGAGAACTGCAGGGCTTAGCCGCGTTAACGTGTTCGAAACATAAATGCTTCATGAATGAAACGCGTGTAGCAAAGAATCTCTTCTGGAGGTTCTCATGGATACAGGTAATACCGCTTTTCTGATCATCTGCACGGCTCTCGTGTTGATGATGACTCCCGCCCTGGCATTCTTCTATGGTGGTCTTGTTCGTGCCAAGAGCGTGATCAGCATGATGATGCTCAGCTTTGGCTCGATGGCCATTGTTGGCGTGCTCTGGATTGTTTATGGCTACGCCATCGCGTTCCCCGCACTGGACAGCTCATCGTTTTATGGCATTCCTGGTGTCTTCGGTATTGATCTCGCTCACATTGGCCTGGAAAACCTCCTGGTTATTCCCGAGGGTGCCTCTGTTCCTCCTCTTGTTTTTGCTGCGTTCCAGGCAACCTTCGCCATCATTACCGTTGCGCTGATTTCAGGAGCCATTGCTGACCGTGCCAAGTTTGGTGCGTGGATGGTCTTTGCTGGCGTCTGGGCGACTCTGGTCTATTTCCCTGTTGCCTCGTGGATCTTCAACTTCACTGTTGTAGATGGTGAAATGACCAGTGGTGGTTGGCTCGTGTACAACGTCGGTGCCCTCGACTTTGCCGGTGGTACAGCTGTTGAAATCAACTCTGGTGCCGCAGCTCTTGCTCTTGCTTTGGTCCTGGGTAAGCGCATTGGTTTCGCAAAGGGTGTTCACAAGCCACACAACGTTCCCTTTGTTCTGCTGGGTGCTGGTCTGCTCTGGTTCGGGTGGTTTGGCTTCAACGCCGGTTCTGCTGTGGCAGCGGATGGTATTGCGGCCATTGCCCTCATCAACACCATGGCCGCTGGTGCATCCGGAATTATCGGATGGCTCATCATTGAGCGTTTCAAGGATGGCAAGGCAACCTCTGTGGGTGCTGCTTCTGGTGCTGTTGCCGGTCTGGTCGCCATTACGCCGTCCTGCGCATACTTGACACCTACCTGGGCGCTGGTACTTGGTCTTTTGACTGGAGTGTTGTGTGCGCTAGCTGTTGAGCTCAAGTTCACCTTCGGTTTTGATGACTCGCTCGACGTGGTGGGTATCCACCTTGTCGGTGGTCTGATTGGAACCTTGTTCCTCGGATTCTTCGCTACTGAAGTTGGTCTGATCTACTCCGGATCCTTTGAGCAGCTGGGCAAGCAAGCAATTGCGGCCTTCAGCGTCTTGATCTACTCGTTCGTCATGTCCTTTGCCATTGGCTGGGTCATTGATAAGACCATGGGCTTCCGTGTTCGTAACGAGGATGAACTTGCCGGTATTGACTTGGTCATGCACGGAGAAGAGAGCTACGACTACTAAACCTGCGTGTCAGGTTTTGCGTTAGAGCAAACTTCTCGATAAAGTTCCAAGGTACTCATTAGAGTGCAACGCGGATGTGGCGCAGTGGTAGCGCATAACCTTGCCAAGGTTAGGGTCGCGAGTTCGAATCTCGTCATCCGCTCGAGTGTGGTCATTCCTAAGACTTACTCATTGTTAGCGTGGGCAACCACCTACGGTGGATTGGCCGAGAGGATAGGCAGCGGCCTGCAAAGCCGTCCACACCGGTTCGAATCCGGTATCCACCTCCAAAACTAGGTTGAAAGACTTAGCTTTTGAGCGATTGGCGCAGCGGTAGCGCGCTTCCCTGACACGGAAGAGGTCGCTGGTTCGATCCCAGTATCGCTCACTGAAAACCCTCGGATTTCCGGGGGTTTTTCTTTTGGCTAGGCTGGGAGT of the Aurantimicrobium photophilum genome contains:
- a CDS encoding DUF3000 domain-containing protein, whose protein sequence is MSVTENLPEAFKLAVESISSVAFREELTVRQIDSPSGVAPYSYALAADVLIAEHEHESQHGTGRFILLYDPAEPESWGGPFRVVAFAQAPLEAEIGLDPFLANVAWSWLTDALTIREADYFNASGTATRILSTGFGELADAGEGAQIELRASWSPASPQMGEQAEAWGELLCMLAGLPPTADAVSLTARRRERG
- a CDS encoding 3-hydroxyacyl-CoA dehydrogenase NAD-binding domain-containing protein, producing the protein MTNYDAIDFTDLLALSEEEVVTHSFVRDIPLPSGKVLALVTLDNGLDYKRPNTLGPQGLLELDKTLVALSDRAAQGEIHGVAVTGKEFILAAGADLSRVGEVPSKAMAVKLAQLGHRALGRLGQLGVPSFVFINGLALGGGLEVALNADYRTVDANVSAIALPEVFLGLIPGWGGAYLLPNLIGIENALKVVIENPLKNNRMLNASAAFELGIADAMFGSARFLEESILWADSVLNEHQPHRPNQPGKVERLAKWNLAVNIAKKSVEDKLGTVAKSPYVALELLEQARKVDKEAAFAREDEAIASLIVGDQFQASMYAFDLVQKRAKKPAGAPDPKLARPVGKVGVIGAGLMARQFALLFVRKLKVPVVLTDINQDKLDEALAYIHAEIQAMHDKGRISSDENQRLQALVSGTTNPAAFSDADWVIEAVFEELSVKQDVFANIEQFISEDAILATNTSSLSVNEIGAKLKHPERLVGFHFFNPVAVMPLVEVVNAPHTNEIALATAMDTAKKLGKTAVITTDSPGFVVNRLLARLLGEAMHAVDTGTSFKTVDESVASFGMPMAPFELLDLVGLKVGAHVLDTHHAAFPDRFFRSDNLHKLAEHGSIIVRGRTGKITGYDRGAEAIVKGGTSPMTADQIRLRIEDGLADEIHRMLDEKVVSAAQDIDLCMIMGAGWPFQMGGATPFLDRIGASQRVFGDTFHNPPIAGTTK
- a CDS encoding thiolase family protein, coding for MTAGNRVVFVDGVRTPFGRAGEKGMFWQTRADDLIVKAMMGLLERNPAVPVEEIDDVAIAATTQQGDQGLTLGRTAGILAGLPRHVPGFAIDRMCAGAMTAVTTTAGGIAMGSYNIVLAGGVEHMGRHPMGFNADPNPRFLAEKLVSADALNMGATAERLHDRFPHLTKERADAYALRSQQKVSAAYEAGYIQPDLIPVSAKTAEGWTLATVDEAPRPETTLEGLASLKTPFRPHGRVTAGNASGLNDGATICMLASEEAAEQFGLGVKMTMVSFAFAGVEPEVMGIGPVPATEKALRKAGLDIKDIGLFEVNEAFAVQVLAFLDYFGIADDDPRVNEYGGAIALGHPLASSGVRLMIQLAHQFERHPEVRYGMTTMCIGLGQGGTVIWENPHYKGAK
- a CDS encoding SufE family protein → MTELPAALAETRDDFLDLGDKDKIQLLIEFAEELPELPTRYADHPELLEKVEECQSPVYIFVEVENNTVSVFATAPEQAPTTRGFASILAQGLTGLSVEEALGVPDDFPSTLGLNTLISPLRVRGMTGMLWRMKRQIREKTQG
- a CDS encoding ammonium transporter, with protein sequence MDQGNTAFVLISAALVLLMTPALAFFYGGLVKAKSVVSMMMLSFGSLALIGVLWVIYGYAIAFANEGSPTFYGIDGIIGIDTAYIGLEGLLETPEGAAFPPLAFAAFQATFAIITVALISGSIADRAKFGAWLVFAGIWATVVYFPVASWVFNFTIVDGKIVDGGWIAYNLGAIDFAGGTAVHINAGAAALALALVLGKRIGFAKGVAKPHNVPLVLLGAGLLWFGWFGFNAGSELAADGIASLAFINTIAAPAAAVLGWLLIERIKEGKATSVGAASGAVAGLVAITPACANLTPMWAIVLGLVAGAVCALAIELKFTFGFDDSLDVVGIHLVGGLIGTLFLGFFATDVGLLFSGSFDQLGKQAIAAFTVLIFSFVLSYIIGTIIEKTMGFRIKNEDELAGIDTIVHGEEGYALQDA
- a CDS encoding ammonium transporter — its product is MDTGNTAFLIICTALVLMMTPALAFFYGGLVRAKSVISMMMLSFGSMAIVGVLWIVYGYAIAFPALDSSSFYGIPGVFGIDLAHIGLENLLVIPEGASVPPLVFAAFQATFAIITVALISGAIADRAKFGAWMVFAGVWATLVYFPVASWIFNFTVVDGEMTSGGWLVYNVGALDFAGGTAVEINSGAAALALALVLGKRIGFAKGVHKPHNVPFVLLGAGLLWFGWFGFNAGSAVAADGIAAIALINTMAAGASGIIGWLIIERFKDGKATSVGAASGAVAGLVAITPSCAYLTPTWALVLGLLTGVLCALAVELKFTFGFDDSLDVVGIHLVGGLIGTLFLGFFATEVGLIYSGSFEQLGKQAIAAFSVLIYSFVMSFAIGWVIDKTMGFRVRNEDELAGIDLVMHGEESYDY
- the zapE gene encoding cell division protein ZapE, whose product is MTSTISLVERHPTLDAGSIVSSLVPPPQFVEARFDNYIPNPDFPSQEEARHILEEFASKNTSVIKQGKLFGRTKKVEEFPPGVYLDGGFGVGKTHLLAASWNIASGKKYFGTFLQYTSLVGALGYVKAVEALKGASLICIDEFELDDPGDTMMMTRMLGELVAGGTRIAATSNTPPAALGEGRFAAADFLREIQALASNFRTLRIDGTDYRQRTAEGVSRVLSSSELTSAVESKSNEGLTVSSDSFDSLLAHLATVHPSVYVRLLEGLDVIALSDVHVIVNQTDALRLVAFIDRVYDAQIPIIASGSPLSEVFGGDMIHGGYRKKYLRCVSRLIALTNS
- a CDS encoding sulfurtransferase; amino-acid sequence: MSVPIDNSPKFAEYAHPEAIVSTEWLAANLNTPNLVVVESDEDVLLYEIGHIPGAVKIDWHTDLNDPVLRDYVQGEAFAELLSSKGISRDTTVVIYGDKSNWWAAYALWVFKLFGHEDVRLLDGGRDKWIAEGRELTKEQPEIVRSSYPVVERNDAPIRAYLSDTLAHIGKPMIDVRSPEEYSGERTHMPAYPEEGALRGGHIPGAASVPWARAANEDSTFKNRADLEALYLDGAGLKPGDDIIAYCRIGERSSHTWFVLNYLLGFTGVRNYDGSWTEWGSAVRVPIVKGTEPGALVD
- a CDS encoding ribonuclease D; the encoded protein is MVSVRVIDNAAEFLEACEVITSGTGPLAIDAERASGFTYSQRAYLIQVHRREAGTFLFDPPAIGDMSQLFLQNADEEWVLHAASQDLACLREVGITPARIFDTELSARLLGMERVGLGPVVESLLGIHLAKEHSAADWSTRPLPEPWLKYAALDVELLVDVRDEIEKLLIESNKLSWAQEEFQATLDKPEKIVSAEPWRRISGLHTLRTPRQLAVARALWNARDEVAQRRDVSPGRLIPDSAIVAASRSTLTNKSELIGLKEFNGRASKSLLDTWWDAVLIGLKDDSLPVMRVPSDTLPPPRAWVDRKPEALERLQTAREALSARAEELSMPVENLLTPSILRELSWAPPSPITVVSISAALKKHGARVWQITETCALISNAFVEADQKVPEEPAEVS